The following are encoded together in the Acidobacteriota bacterium genome:
- a CDS encoding carboxypeptidase regulatory-like domain-containing protein: protein MRNQRFLAVAFLALLISAPALLAQGFGRLDGRVAKADGKGVGGVTVVIDELGRVELTDQQGAFSFDRVAAGTYTVTFTLGEDSMVKPDVKVDAGATTTLDEEVDWSISFLETITVYSASRRAERIVEAPAAVTTIPQETIQREAAHGQLPKLLENSPGAEATQSGVYDFNFNARGFNSSLNRRILVLIDGRDPSSPFLGSQEWSTRQLHKEPIRIGVNY, encoded by the coding sequence ATGCGAAACCAACGATTCTTGGCGGTAGCGTTCCTCGCTCTGCTGATCTCCGCACCCGCTTTGCTCGCTCAAGGCTTTGGCAGATTGGACGGGCGAGTGGCGAAGGCGGACGGCAAAGGGGTCGGGGGAGTTACCGTGGTCATCGATGAGCTGGGACGGGTGGAGCTCACCGATCAACAAGGAGCGTTTTCCTTTGATCGCGTGGCTGCCGGGACCTACACGGTGACCTTTACCCTCGGTGAGGACTCCATGGTGAAACCTGACGTCAAGGTGGACGCCGGGGCAACCACCACCCTCGACGAAGAGGTGGATTGGTCCATCAGCTTCCTGGAGACCATCACCGTCTACTCCGCCTCCCGGCGCGCCGAGCGCATCGTCGAGGCGCCGGCGGCGGTGACCACCATTCCCCAGGAGACCATTCAGCGGGAGGCGGCCCACGGTCAGCTGCCCAAGTTGCTGGAGAACTCCCCCGGCGCCGAGGCTACCCAGAGCGGCGTCTACGACTTCAACTTCAACGCCCGTGGCTTCAATAGCTCGCTCAACCGGCGCATCCTGGTGCTCATCGACGGCCGCGATCCCTCCTCGCCCTTCCTCGGCTCTCAGGAGTGGTCCACCCGCCAGTTGCATAAGGAACCCATTCGAATCGGCGTAAACTACTGA